CGGCCGGGGGCTCCCCGGACGGGCTGGAATCCCGGGATGCTGGAACGCTGGAAGGCACGGTCCCCTCTCCCCCGGCTCACACGCTCAGGTACTGCTCGAGCACCCGGGGCCGGGCCAGGAGCTCGTGCATGGGGCCCTCGTACCGGATGACCCCCTTCTCGATGATGTAGGCGCGGTCGCTCACGGCCGAGCAGAAGGGCAGGTTCTGCTCGGAGAGGAGCACCGTCAGGCCCTCGCGCTTGAGCTCGGAGATCGCCCGGGCCATCTGCTCCACGATCACCGGCGCGAGCCCCTCGGAGGGCTCGTCCAGGAGGATCACGGCCGGGTTCCCCATCAGGGTGCGGGCGATGGTGAGCATCTGCTGCTCGCCCCCGCTCATCTGGCCCCCCAGGCGGTCGCGCATCTCCGCCAGGGCGGGGAACAGCTCGAACACCCGGTCCTCGGTCCACACCGGGCACCCCTCCCGCGGGGGCTGGCGGCCCACCTCCAGGTTCTCCCTCACGGTGAGCTCGGTGAAGATCCGGCGGTCCTCGGGAACGTACCCCACGCCGGCCCGGGCGATCCGGTAGGGGGGGCGGCCCGTGATCTCCTCGTCCCCCAGGCGCACGGCCCCCGAGGTGGGGGTCACGAGCCCCATGACCGTCTTCAGGGTCGTGGTCTTGCCGGCGCCGTTACGGCCCAGGAGGGCCACCACCTCGCCCCGGTGCACCTCCATGGACACCCCGGACAGGATGTGGGCCAGGCCGTAGTGGGTGTGGACGTCCTGGAGGGCGAGCATCAGGTTCCCCCGGGGTGGCAGACCCGGCCCGGGTCCCGGAGCCCATCCCCGGCGCCCAGGTAGATCTCCTTCACGTGGGCGTTTTCCCGGATGGCCTCGGGGGGGCCCTCGGCCACCAGCCGGCCCCGGTTGAGCACCAGGATCCGGTCGGCGTTGCAGAACACCACGTCCATGTCGTGCTCGGTGAACAGCACCGCGATGTTGCGGTCCTTCACGATCTCGGCCGTGAGCCCCATCAGGGCCACCCGCTCCCCCGGGGCCATGCCTGCCGTGGGCTCGTCCATCAGGAGCAGGGCCGGCCGGTTGGCCAGGGCCACGGCCAGCTCCACCCGCTTCAGGTCCCCGTACGCCAGCACCCCGCAGGGCCGCTCCGCCTGGTCGGCCATGCCCACCAGGTCCAGGAGCTCCATGGCCTCGTCCCGGTGGAGCCGCACGGCCCGGCCCGTGAACCGGTACACCTTCCGGTGGTGGGAGATCAGGGGCATTTGCACGTTCTCCACCACGGTCATGCTCGGGAAGGTGGCGGTGATCTGGAAGGTGCGGCCCACCCCCTTGCGCCACACCTGGCGGGGGCTCAGGCCGGTGATGTCCTCGTCCTCCAGGAACACCCGGCCCCGGTCGGGGCGGAGCTGGCCGTTGAGCATGTTGAAGCAGGTGGTCTTGCCGGCCCCGTTGGGGCCGATCAGGGCCACGAGCTCCCCCCGGGAAACCCGGAAGTCCACCCCGTCGACGGCCACCACGCCGCCGAACGCCTTACGCAGCCCTTCCACCCGCAGGAGCGCCATCGACTCCCCTCCACTCCTCCCCGGAGCGGCCGAACCGGCCCACCAGGTACCCCAGGATCCCCTGGGGGAACAGGATCACCAGGCCCACCAGCACGCAGCCCAGGATGAGCTGCCAGTGCTCGGTGTGCCGGTTCACGAACACCTCGAGCACCTTGTACACCCCGGCCCCGACGATGGGGCCCGACAGGGTCTGGACCCCGCCCAGGAGCACCATCACCAGGGAGTCCACCGACACGGGGATGCTCGAGTAGTCGGGGAACACGCTGCCCTTGAGGAACGCGAACAGCCCGCCGGCGGCGGCGGCGAAGAACCCCGCGATCACGAAGCCCACCCACCGGACCCGGCGCACGTGGATGCCGATGGCCTCGGACCGAAGCGCCGAGTCCCGCCCCGCCCGCAGGGAGTACCCGAAGGGGGCGAAGGCGAGGCGCCGGAGCAGGAACAGGGACACCGCCACCACGGCCAGGGTGAGGTAGTAATAGGCCAAGGGGCTGCTCACCCAGTCGGAAGGCCAGATGCCCAGGAGCCCGTTGTCGCCGCCCGTGATCCCGTACCACTGGAACAGCACGGCGTACACGATCTGGGCGAAGGCCAGGGTGAGCATGGCCGAGTACACCCCGCTCAGGCGCACGCAGAAGTACCCGAACAGCACCGCACCCGCGAGCCCCAGGCCCAGGGCGGCGGCGAGCCCGAGCCCGGTGCCCACCTGGGCGTAGGTCACGGCCAGGGCCGCCCCGTAGGCCCCCAGGCCGAAGTAGGCCGCGTGGCCGAAGGAGGCCATGCCCCCCACGGTCATCATGAACCCGAGGCTCGCGGCGAACAGGGCCGAGATGAGCACCTCGCACGCGATCCGGATGTAGTAGGTGGGCAGCAGGTGGGGCAGAACGGCGGCCGCGGCCAGCACGGCCAGGCAGAAGTACAGGAACCCCCGCCCCAGGAGCCTCAGGGGCGGCTCGTGCTCCCCGGCCGGCGCGCGCGGGGGGCCCTCGGGCCGGCCCAGGAGGCCCCAGGGGCGGAAGATGAGCACGGCCGCCATGATCAGGAACACGAGCACCAGGGTGATCTCGGGGAAGATCAGGATCCCGAAGGCGTTGAGCTCGCTGATCAGGACGGCGGCCAGGAAGGCGCCCAGGATGCTCCCCATGCCCCCGACCACCACCACCACGAACACCTCGGCGATGATGTGGAGGTCCATGGTGTGGTTCACGGCCTCCCGGGGGAGCTGCACCGCGCCCCCGAGGCCCGCCAGGAACGATCCCAGGACGAACACCGAGGTGAACAGCCACGCCTCGTTCACCCCAAGGGCGCCCACCATCTCCCGGTCCTCGGTGGCCGCCCGCACCAGGGTGCCCCACCGGGTGCGGTGGAACAGCATCCAGAGCCCGGCGAGCACCAGGGGCCCCAGGGCGATCATGAAGAGCTCGTAGGTGGGGAACGGCTCCCCCAGGATCATCACCGAGCCCCGCAGCCCTGGGGCCCTGGGCCCCAGCAGATCCTCGGGGCCCCAGATCATCAGCACCAGGTCGGCCACCACGAGCACCAGCCCGAAGGTGGCCAGGAGCTGGAACAACTCCGGGGCCCGGTAGATCCGGCGCAGGAGCAGGAGCTCCACGGCCGCGCCGATCAGGCCCACCGCGAGGGCGGCGCCCAGGACCGCGGCCCAGTACCCTGCGGCGCCGGCCGGCAGGGCCTGCACCAGGGTGTAGGCGATGTAGGCCCCGAGCATGTAGAAGGAGCCGTGGGCGAAGTTCACGATGCGGGTGACCCCGAAGATGATCGACAGGCCCGAGGCCACCAGGAACAGGGACGAGGCCGAGGCCAGCCCGTTCAGGGCCTGTACCAGGTAGAACTCCATGGGTTCCTTCCATGTAACTTCCGCTGGGACGCTAGGACGCTTTAAAACCCCCGGGATTCCCATGCGCTCCAGGCATCACTCTTCCATGGGACCTCATTGCCTGGGCCCCTGCGACCCGGGCTGCGGAGCCGGTGAGGGGCCACGGGCGGGCCGCCCGGGGACCGCGGGCTGGCCCTACTCCTTGGGCCGGACCTTGGCGACCCACTCGGGCCCCGGGAGCACCTCGGAGCCGTCCACGTACTTCCAGTCCACCAGGATCCCACGGCCCATCTTGGGGTCGTACTTGATCTTCCCGACCCACGCACCCAGGGTGGACTGGTGGTCGATCTTGCGGAACTTGATCCGCCCCACCGGGGAGTCGAACTCCAGCCCCTCCATGGCGTCCACCAGGGCCTCGGTGCCCGTGGTCCCGGCCTTGGCGATGGCGGCCGCGATGGCCTTGAAGGTCAGGTAGCCCACCAGGGATCCCACCCGGGGGTAGTCGTTGTAGCGCTTCTCGTAGTCGGCCACGAACTTCTTGTGGGCCGGGTCCTGGATGGCGTACCAGGGGTAGCCGGTCACGATCCACCCCTCGGGGGCCTCGTCCTTGAGGGGGTCCAGGTACTCGGGCTCACCCGTGAGCAGGCTCACCACCGAGCGGTTCCGGAACAGCCCCCGGGTGGTGCCCTCCCGGACGAACTTGGCCAGGTCGGACCCGAAGGTCACGTTGAAGATGGCGTCGGGCCTGGCCCGGGCCAGGGCCTGCACGGTGGAGCCCGCGTCCAGCTTGAACAGGGCCGGCCACTGCTCCTCCACCCACTCCACGTCGGGCCGGAGCTTCGACAGCACCTCCTTGAAGGCCCGCACCGCGCTCTGGCCGTACTCGTAGTTGGGCGCGATGGTGGCCCAGCGCTTGGCCGGGAGCTTGGCCGCCTCCCGGGCCAGCATCACGCACTGCTCGTAGGTGTTGGGCCGGAGCCGGAAGGTGTACCGGTGGCCCTTGCTCCAGGTGATGGCGTCGCTCAGGGGCTCGGCCGCCACGAACAGCACCTTGTTGCGCTTGGCGAAGCTCGAGACCGCGAGACCGATGTGGGAGAGGAACGTGCCCGCGAGCAGGGACACCTTTTCGTTCTGCACGAGCTCGGTGGCGTGGCGCTCCGCCACGTCGGGCTTGCCCCCGTCGTCCCGGGAGATCACCACCAGCTTTCTCCCCAGGACCCCTCCGGCCGCGTTGATCTCGTCCACGGCCATCTCCCAGCCCTTCTTGTACGGGTCCAGGAACTGGGGCACGCGGCTGTAGCTGTTGATCTCGCCGATCTTGATCGGCTCCCCGGCGAGCGCCAGGGTGCCCGGCACCATCACCAGCAGGGCGAGCAGGAACGGTAGCCGTCGTCTCATGGTTCCCTCCTTTTCCAGGCCAGGGGTTGGGTGGGGCCAACGGCGCTTGCGGGAACGGCCCCGCGGGGGCATCCCCGGGGCCGGTTCGGGCGCTGCCGCCATGGGGACTACCAGGTGGGCGGGGACACCACCCACACCACCTCCACGTCCTGGTCCCCCTGGTTCACCCACTGGTGGGGGATGCGGGACGAGTAGTAGAAGCTCTCGCCGGGGCCGACACGGTAGGTCTTCTCCCCCACGGTGATGGTGAGGGTGCCCTTGAGCACGATCCCGAACTCCTCGCCGGCGTGGCTGTAGGGCTCGTGGGAGCCCCCGCCCGGAGCGACCACCGTGTAGAAGGGCTGCATCATCTTGCCCCGGGTGGACCGGACGAGCTGCTGGATCCGGGCGTTCCAGTTGCCCAGGGAGACCTCCCGGCGGGAGTCGACCCGGGTCACCACCGGCTCCTCGCTGTCATCGTCGGTGAAAAAGTCGACGATGTTCACACCGAGGGCCGCCGCGATCCTCTTTAGGGTGGCGATGGACGGGGAGGCGTGGCCGTTCTCGATCTGGGAGAGGTGGGCTCCCGTGCACCCCACCTGATCGGCCAGCTGGCGCAGGGTGAGGCGCCGGGCCTCCCGCAGCCTCCGAAGTTTGGGGCCGATCTCGTCCGGCACGTGGACCTCCTTGTTGGCTCCCCTGCGGGCTGCGGCTTCCCTCTCCGCTCCCGGTCAAACTTCTGCGAAACATCTTTCTGTCGTCGCCGCTGAGGACCGGCAAAGCTCGGTGGCCCCCACGCCCAAGAACGGCCCCGATCCCCCTCCTGGCCGGTTCAGCGCTGACCGCGATCCCACGCACCTCAAGGGCAAGCGGGCCGACCGCGGGTCCCCCTCCCTGCATGGAAGGCGCCCCTGGATCAATTTGTAAAACCACACTTAACCCAAATAAAGCAGTTCTTACAAATCAGTCAAGGGAAAAATAACGGTGTTCCAAACAAAAGCGTCGCCATCGCCTCAAACCCCCTTCGTGGGAGCGAGTCGAAACCCACGTGTCCTAACCGTGGTTGTTTGTGAGCGCGACTGGCGAAGCGCTCGACCGCTGGCAACCGCAGGGCCAAGCGCGCTCCGACAGGGTGTGCGATCGGAGACTGCAGGTGTGAAGCCCCTCCGCACCGTGCTACACTTCCCAGCAACTTCGGTCGTCGGTCAGGGGCTTTCGGCCCGCTAGGCGGCCAGGCGGCCCTGGAGCCACGCCAAAACTCGGGGGCAACGCCACGGACCGACGAGAGTCACCCTTCCCCGTGCCCGGGCCTGACGATGCTCCCAAGCATCGTGGCAGGGCAGCAGAACTGGAAACCAAGCCGGCGGCCTCCGCCCGAGCCGGCAGGAGAGAAGCAGGGTCTTCATGGAGATCGTGGTCGCCCGGTCCGCCGGGTTTTGCATGGGGGTGCGACGGGCCATCGACATGGCCCGGGAGGTGGCACAGAACGAGGGCCGCACCGTGTTCACCCACGGCCCCCTGATCCACAACCCCCAGGAGTTGGAGCGGCTCCGGTCGGAGCGGATCGTGCCGTTGGCGCCGGGGGATCCGGTTCCCCGGGCTCCGGTGATCGTGCGGGCCCACGGCATTCCGCCGGGGGAGCGCCGCCAGATCGAGGCCGCGGCCGAGCGGGTGGTGGACGCCACCTGCCCGAAGGTGAGCCGGATCCAGCAGACGATCGCCGAGTACAGCGCCAAAGGGTATGCGGTGGTGATCTGCGGGGACGCGGACCACCCCGAGGTGGTGGGGCTCCTGGGCCACGCCCGGGGGCCGGCCTACGTGGTGGGGAGCCCCGCCGAGGTGGACGCCCTGCCCGATCTGGCCGAGGTGCTGCTGGTGGCCCAGACCACCCAGGACGAGGGGGTGTTCGAGGCGGTTCGGCGGCGGATCCTGGAGCGGTATCCCGGCGCGGAGGCCATGAGCACGATCTGCAGCTCCACCCACCGCCGCCAGACCGAGGCCCGGGAGCTGGCCCGGGACGTGGACGCGGTGGTCGTGATCGGGGGGCGCAACTCGGCCAATACCCGCCGCCTGTACCAGATCTGCAGGGAGCTCTGCCCCCGCACCTACCACGTGGAGACCCCCGACGAGCTGCCCCTCGAGGAACTCAAACGGGTGCACCGGGTGGGGGTGACGGCCGGCGCTTCCACCCCCGCGTGGATCATCGAGCGGGTGGTCGAGAGCCTACGGGCGGCCGGGGGGGAATAGGCCCTCAGACCAAGTTGCGTTCAAAGCTATTGGCCCCTTGCCCCGCCCCCGGATGCGCATCAGAAGGACGGCAACTTGGTATCAGGCGTCCCCGCTCAGCACGGCGCCGGGGGGCTGGGAGTGGGGGCCCACCAGCACCAGGTTGTAGGGCACGCTCCGGAGCACCTCGTGGGCCCGGCTCCCCAGCACTCGCTCCCGCACCGGGTTCCGGCCGAACGCTCCCAGGACCACCAGCGCGGTGCGGGGGATCTCCTGCAGCACCCGCCGGAACCCCCCCTCGACCACCCTCCACACCGGCCGGATCTCATCGAGGAGATCCGCCCGTTCCAGCCGCTCGCGGCCCTCTGCCTCGGCACCGCCCTCGGCCTCGGTCATCACCTGGAGCGGCACCCCGGCCAGGCCGGCCAGGGCCCGGGCCCACAGGAGCGCCTTGAGCCCGAACGAGGATCCCCCGTACAGGGCCACCACCCGGTCCCACGGGATCCAGCAGGTGGACGGCAACATCACCGGCACGTCGGCCGCCCGGACCAGGGCCTGGACCTTGGGGCCCAACACGGCGGGGAGCAAGGGCTTGGCGAACGGGCTGGTCAGGGCACGGGGGCACGAGATCAGGCTGAACCGGTCCTGGATATCGGGCAGGGTGGACCCCGTGCGGCCCGTGGCTCGCTGTTCCTCCCACTCCACGCCCACCTCCTGAGCCAGGCGGTCCGCCCGCTTCCGGGCCAGGTCGGGCTCGTACACGTAGGACTCGTCCAGGTCCATCTGGATCGCACCGGAGCCCGCATAGAGCACCAGGTGGCGGGACGTGGGGAAGTGGACCCGCAGGGGCACGCCGGTCTGGCGACAGAACCACGCCGCCCCCCGGAACGTCTCGAACCCGCGGGGGTTGTTGCGGAACAGGTGAAGCACCGGCAACGCCATGGCGCCCTCCTACGGCTCCGGCCCGTAACGTTCGCGCGCGGGGATCGCCGTGCGCCCTCGGAACGAAGCCGGGGCCCCAACGGGGCCCCGGTCGGAAACACATCGAGATTTCCAAGCCTTCCAAACGCCGGCGGCCCGGCTCGTGCTACAGGGCCTCCACCACCAGGGCCATGCCCTGGCCGCCGCCGATGCACAGGGTGGCCAGGCCGTACCGTCCGCCCCGCCGCTTGAGCTCGTTCACCAGGGTCACCACGATCCGGGCGCCGCTACACCCGATGGGATGCCCCAGGGAGATGCCGCTCCCCACCACGTTCGTCTTCTCGATGTCGAGATCCAGCTCCCGCATGCACGCGATGGCCTGGGCGGCGAACGCCTCGTTGAGCTCCACCAGGTCCAGGTCGGCCACGGTGAGCCCCGCCTTGGCCAGGGCCTTCCGGGTGGCGGGCACCGGACCCACGCCCATGTAGGCCGGGTCCACCCCGCCCGAGGCCCACGACACGATCCGCGCCAGGGGCTCGACGCCGGCCGACTCGGCCGCGTCCGCACCCATCAGCAGCAGCGCGGCCGCGCCGTCGTTGATGCCCGAGGCGTTCCCCGCGGTCACCGTGCCGTCCTTCTTGAAGGCCGGCCGGAGCTTGGCCATCTTTTCGACGCTGGTGTCCATGGGCCGCTCGTCGGTGTCCACGACGACCGGGTCCCCCCGGCGCTGGGGCACGCTCACCGACACGATCTCGGCCGCAAACCGGCCGTCGGCCTGTGCCGCCCGGGCCCGTTGGTGGCTAAGCGCCCCCAGCTCGTCCTGCTCCTGGCGGCTGATCCCGTACAGGGCCGCGAGGTTCTCGGCGGTGTGACCCATGTGGTACCCGTAGAAGCACTCCCACAGGCCGTCGTGAACCATGAGGTCCACCAGGTCGGTGTTGTTCATCCGGGCTCCCCACCGGCCGGCGGGCAGGGCGTAAGGGATCTGGCTCATGTTCTCCATGCCGCCGGCCACCACGGCGTCGGCCTCGCCCTCCCGAATGGTCTGGGCGGCCAGGGCCACCGCCTTCATGCCCGAGGCGCACACCTTGTTCACGGTGAACGCCGGGGTCTCCTTGGCCACGCCCGCCCGGATCGAGGCCTGCCGGGCCACGTTCTGGCCCTGGCCCGCGCCCACCACGTTGCCCAGGATCACCTCGTCCACCTGCAGGGGCCGAAGGGCCTCGTCGTAGTCGTGGTACCGAGTTTCCAGCTCGATGGGGTCCTGGCCGAGCGCCTCGGGCGCCACCGCCCGCAGGGCCTCGCCGGCCACGGGCCGCACCCCGGCCCGGGTCAGGGCTCCCTTGATGGCGGCGGCCCCCAGGTCGGCCACCGGCACGTCCTTGAGCGCGCCGCCGAAGTTCCCCACGGCGGTGCGGGCCCCGGATACGATCACGACGTCTCGCATGCGCTGCTCCTCCCTCCAAAGAAAGTGGCGTCATGTAACTTCGGTCTACGGTCGCCGGTCTACGGTCTTCGGTCGGGGCCTTCGGCCCGCTGGAAGGCTAGGCTGCTAGGCGGCCGGGCGGCTTCCCCGAACCGCCGCCAAACGCTCGGTGGGGCATGGGGTCTGCTGGAGAGCCGCGTGCGGCTCCTTAGCTCGCCGCGCAGCGCCTCCCACGCTCGTACCGTGAATTCGTTCGTGCTCCACCGAACGGTCATGAAACCGCCGTTTATGCCCCGTGCCTGCGCGGCGAATCTCAATGCCCGGCTTCGCGCGCGGCCGGAAGCAGACCCCATGCCCCGCCGCCGGCGGGGCCCCCGGATCAGGCAACGTTACCCTCCCCGTTGCCGGGCCCCGCAGGGGGCTGACGAGACTCCCTTATAGACCGACCCCCGGTCGATGGCAAACCGGCGGCCTTCCATGTAACTTTGGTCCACGGTCTTCGGTCTTCGGTCTCCTGGCCCCCAGGCACGTGGCTCTCGCCAACCCGGCGGCGGGGGGCCTGTTGGAGCGCCCCCCTCAGGAGTCGAGGCCCCTAAGATTTTGCTAGTTTCTAGTTTCTAGTTTCTAGCTCGCCCCGCTCCACGAGAGCTCTCGGTTTGAACGCAACCTGGTATCCCCAGGGATTCCCGAGGAACCTCACTCCGGGCCCTGGGCCGCGTCCCGGGCGATCCGGGCCAGGGCTTGGATGAAGGAGGGCCGGGTGTTCAGGGCGGGGCACCGGCGGAACTCCCGGATGCCGAGGGTCCGGGCCAGGTCCACGTACTCCACGTCGATCTCGTACAGGGTCTCGATGTGGTCCGAGACAAAGCTCACCGGTACCACCAGTATGCGGCGGAGCCCTTCGGCCGCCAGGGCCGCGAGGGTCTCCTCCACGCCCGGGCCGAGCCAGCGCACCGGCCCGGTGCGGCTCTGGAAGGCCAGGCGGTGGGACGGGTTCCCCAGCCGTTCCACGACCCCGGCCACGGTGGCCCGCACCTGCTCCAGGTATGGGTCTCCCTGCTCGATCAGCTTCACCGGCAGGCTGTGGGCGCTGAACAGCACCGTGGCGCCGTCGAATCCGCGAAGGCCCTCGGCCACGGCCTCGGCCAGGGCGTCGAGGTAGGCCGGGTGGTCGTGCCAGGACCGCACCACCCTTCGGGGAAGGTCGTCCAGGCCCTCGGCGGAGAGGCCGGCCTCCAGGTCGGCCAGGCTCGATCCCGTGGTGGCCCGGCTGTACTGGGGGTACAGGGGCAGCACCACGATCCGGGTCGCCCCCCGGCAACGGAGCTCGGCCGCGGCCTCGCGGGCCCGCGGGTGCCAGTAGCGCATGGCCACGGTCACGGTCCAGTCCGGGCCCAGCGCCGAGGCGAGGGCGTCGGCCTGGGCCCGGGTGATCTCGCCGATGGGGCTCCTCCCCCCGATCCGGCGGTACCGCTCGGCCACCTTGGGCGCCCGCTTCCGGCTGATCCACCGGGCCAAGGGCCGCTGGAGGATCCCCGACAGGGGAAACCGCAGGATCTCGGGGTCGGAGAACAGGTTCTCCAAAAAGGGCCGGACCGCCTGAAGCGAGTCCGGCCCGCCCATGTTGCACAGCACGACCCCGGTCATGCCTCGGCCTCCGGCAGCTCCAGGTAGAACCGGCAGCCCTCGCCGGGCGCGGACCGGAGCCACACCCGCCCGCCCTCGGCCGTGACCACCCGGCGAACGATGGACAGGCCCACCCCGCTGCCCTTGCACTCCCGGCCGCCCCGGACGAACAGATGGAACACCCTCTCCTCCATATCCTTGGGGATGCCCCGGCCGTTGTCCTGCACCACCACGCACGCATACCCCGGCTTCGGATCCGCCTCACCCGGGGCCGCCCGGCGCACCCGGATCCGGGGCTCCACGTCCGGCCGGCGGTACCGCAGCGCGTTGCCGAACAGGTTGAGGAGCACCTGGTGAAGCCGCACGGGAGCCATGCGCACCCGGGGCAGCGGGTCGTCCAGCTCCAGCTCCGCCCCGGTCTCCTCCACCCGGAGCCCCAGATCGGTCCAGGCGCTTCGGCACGCCGCGGCCAGGTCCAGCTCCCGGACCGCGGGACGCTCCGCGCCGATGCGCGCAAAGGCCAAGAGGTCCTCCAACAGCCCCCCCAGGCGGTCCACCTGGCTCCGGAGCTGTCGGCACATGCCCTCGGCTCCGTCCGGCCGCCCACATCGCAACCGCTCCTCCAGGAGCGCCGCATACCCCCGGGCCGTGCCCAAGGGGCCGCGCAGGTCGTGGGCCACCGCGTACAGGAACCCCTCCAGCTCCCGATTCCGCTCGGCCAGGGCCTCCTTCTCCAGGCGCTCGGCCGTGACATCGCGCACCGTGACCACCACGAACTCCCCCTCCGGGTCCCGGTGGAGCACCCCGGCCACCCGGGCCAGGAACCGGCTGCCGTCCGGCCGGGACTGCCACGCCTCCAGCTCGAACCGGCCGTGGCGGGCCAGGTCCTCCCTCACCCCCGGCACCAGCTCCAGGGTCTCCGGCGGCAGCAGCTCGGCCACGGTTCGGCCCACCAGCTGGTCCCGGGGCAGGTCGAACAGGGTCTCGGCGGCCCGGTTCACGTCGAGGATCCGGCCGTTCAACTCCTCCACGAACATGGCCGTGTCCGCCACCTCGAACGCCCGGTGCAGGGTCTCCAGCACCCACTGCCGGGGCGACCGGGGCCCCATCCACTCCATCACCACGGCCCGCCCACCCCCAAAGGGCACCGCGGTGATCAGGGCCCGCCCCCCCGACAGGTCCACCTCGCGCACCGCCGGCCCCTCCCCACCCAGGGGGCACCCCGCGCAGGGCGCCGCCCGGCCCCACAGGAACTCGTGACACCGCCTGCCTTCGGCCGGCCCGAACGTCCTGCGGTGGGCCGGGTTCTGGTACAACACGGTGCGGTCCGGGCCGTGGAGGCTCACCGGGGTGGCCAGCCCCTCTACGACCGCCCTCCAGGGAATCCCCCCGTCTTCCCCTGCCATGCGCTCGCCCTTTCCGTCCCCGCGGGGACGCCCAACCCGCTTATTCCGCCGGGCCGCCCAGGGCCCAGGACAAAGCCCTTCCCCCGTGGCGTAGCCGCCGAACCCGCCGAGGGGCCAGTCCCATCCCCTCCAGTGCCGCCGGGTCCGGGGTCAGGATACCCCACCGCCACCGCCGGAACGGCCCTTTCAACGCGGCGGCGAGGGCCTCGAGGGCCTCGCGCCGGCCCCCCAGCCGAAACCCGTGGGGGGGATCGGCCACCAGCAGTCCCCGGGGGCACGGGGGAGTGAGGCATTCTAGCGCCACACAGGCGGCTCGCAACACCTCGGCCACCCCGGCCCTCCGGGCCGCCTGCCGGGTTCGGGCCACGGCGGCAGGGTCCCGGTCCGAGGCAAACACCGGCGCCGGCGCCGGCCGGCGGGCCTGGGCGAGGACCTCGGCCCGCACCGTCTCCCACCGGCTCGGATCGTGGGGCACCATCCGCTCGAACGCGAACGCCCGCTGCCACCCGGCGGGCATGCCGCAGCCCATCCGCGCCGCCTCCACGGCCAGGGTGCCCACGCCGGCCATGGGGTCGAGCAGAGGCTCCTGCCCCTCCCACCCGGCTGCCAGGAGAAGGGCCGCGGCCACGTTCTCCCGCAGCGGCGCCGTCCCGGGGGCCAGGCGGTAACCCCGCCGGTGAAGGTGGTCGCCCGAGGTGTCC
This is a stretch of genomic DNA from Deferrisoma camini S3R1. It encodes these proteins:
- a CDS encoding ABC transporter ATP-binding protein, whose translation is MLALQDVHTHYGLAHILSGVSMEVHRGEVVALLGRNGAGKTTTLKTVMGLVTPTSGAVRLGDEEITGRPPYRIARAGVGYVPEDRRIFTELTVRENLEVGRQPPREGCPVWTEDRVFELFPALAEMRDRLGGQMSGGEQQMLTIARTLMGNPAVILLDEPSEGLAPVIVEQMARAISELKREGLTVLLSEQNLPFCSAVSDRAYIIEKGVIRYEGPMHELLARPRVLEQYLSV
- a CDS encoding ABC transporter ATP-binding protein, which produces MALLRVEGLRKAFGGVVAVDGVDFRVSRGELVALIGPNGAGKTTCFNMLNGQLRPDRGRVFLEDEDITGLSPRQVWRKGVGRTFQITATFPSMTVVENVQMPLISHHRKVYRFTGRAVRLHRDEAMELLDLVGMADQAERPCGVLAYGDLKRVELAVALANRPALLLMDEPTAGMAPGERVALMGLTAEIVKDRNIAVLFTEHDMDVVFCNADRILVLNRGRLVAEGPPEAIRENAHVKEIYLGAGDGLRDPGRVCHPGGT
- a CDS encoding ABC transporter permease, producing the protein MEFYLVQALNGLASASSLFLVASGLSIIFGVTRIVNFAHGSFYMLGAYIAYTLVQALPAGAAGYWAAVLGAALAVGLIGAAVELLLLRRIYRAPELFQLLATFGLVLVVADLVLMIWGPEDLLGPRAPGLRGSVMILGEPFPTYELFMIALGPLVLAGLWMLFHRTRWGTLVRAATEDREMVGALGVNEAWLFTSVFVLGSFLAGLGGAVQLPREAVNHTMDLHIIAEVFVVVVVGGMGSILGAFLAAVLISELNAFGILIFPEITLVLVFLIMAAVLIFRPWGLLGRPEGPPRAPAGEHEPPLRLLGRGFLYFCLAVLAAAAVLPHLLPTYYIRIACEVLISALFAASLGFMMTVGGMASFGHAAYFGLGAYGAALAVTYAQVGTGLGLAAALGLGLAGAVLFGYFCVRLSGVYSAMLTLAFAQIVYAVLFQWYGITGGDNGLLGIWPSDWVSSPLAYYYLTLAVVAVSLFLLRRLAFAPFGYSLRAGRDSALRSEAIGIHVRRVRWVGFVIAGFFAAAAGGLFAFLKGSVFPDYSSIPVSVDSLVMVLLGGVQTLSGPIVGAGVYKVLEVFVNRHTEHWQLILGCVLVGLVILFPQGILGYLVGRFGRSGEEWRGVDGAPAGGRAA
- a CDS encoding ABC transporter substrate-binding protein codes for the protein MRRRLPFLLALLVMVPGTLALAGEPIKIGEINSYSRVPQFLDPYKKGWEMAVDEINAAGGVLGRKLVVISRDDGGKPDVAERHATELVQNEKVSLLAGTFLSHIGLAVSSFAKRNKVLFVAAEPLSDAITWSKGHRYTFRLRPNTYEQCVMLAREAAKLPAKRWATIAPNYEYGQSAVRAFKEVLSKLRPDVEWVEEQWPALFKLDAGSTVQALARARPDAIFNVTFGSDLAKFVREGTTRGLFRNRSVVSLLTGEPEYLDPLKDEAPEGWIVTGYPWYAIQDPAHKKFVADYEKRYNDYPRVGSLVGYLTFKAIAAAIAKAGTTGTEALVDAMEGLEFDSPVGRIKFRKIDHQSTLGAWVGKIKYDPKMGRGILVDWKYVDGSEVLPGPEWVAKVRPKE
- a CDS encoding helix-turn-helix domain-containing protein; protein product: MPDEIGPKLRRLREARRLTLRQLADQVGCTGAHLSQIENGHASPSIATLKRIAAALGVNIVDFFTDDDSEEPVVTRVDSRREVSLGNWNARIQQLVRSTRGKMMQPFYTVVAPGGGSHEPYSHAGEEFGIVLKGTLTITVGEKTYRVGPGESFYYSSRIPHQWVNQGDQDVEVVWVVSPPTW
- the ispH gene encoding 4-hydroxy-3-methylbut-2-enyl diphosphate reductase, with protein sequence MEIVVARSAGFCMGVRRAIDMAREVAQNEGRTVFTHGPLIHNPQELERLRSERIVPLAPGDPVPRAPVIVRAHGIPPGERRQIEAAAERVVDATCPKVSRIQQTIAEYSAKGYAVVICGDADHPEVVGLLGHARGPAYVVGSPAEVDALPDLAEVLLVAQTTQDEGVFEAVRRRILERYPGAEAMSTICSSTHRRQTEARELARDVDAVVVIGGRNSANTRRLYQICRELCPRTYHVETPDELPLEELKRVHRVGVTAGASTPAWIIERVVESLRAAGGE
- a CDS encoding universal stress protein; amino-acid sequence: MALPVLHLFRNNPRGFETFRGAAWFCRQTGVPLRVHFPTSRHLVLYAGSGAIQMDLDESYVYEPDLARKRADRLAQEVGVEWEEQRATGRTGSTLPDIQDRFSLISCPRALTSPFAKPLLPAVLGPKVQALVRAADVPVMLPSTCWIPWDRVVALYGGSSFGLKALLWARALAGLAGVPLQVMTEAEGGAEAEGRERLERADLLDEIRPVWRVVEGGFRRVLQEIPRTALVVLGAFGRNPVRERVLGSRAHEVLRSVPYNLVLVGPHSQPPGAVLSGDA